One stretch of Oncorhynchus clarkii lewisi isolate Uvic-CL-2024 chromosome 3, UVic_Ocla_1.0, whole genome shotgun sequence DNA includes these proteins:
- the LOC139389679 gene encoding zinc finger protein 574-like, translating into MDDQQEDPEGMYDVQHQYMCSECHQLFNTLEEVLMHQQIHTGQEGEEGEAGEAMAIQGISEYGDSQYQCLECGALLRNPDELLLHQELHMREAGLETEDHELCEVLETDEAGTEGQVSGPVQYQCLDCLALFDSPEVWLAHRQTHSKSSTHSATETEYVLQPDGTVTPLVSVQNFVLSEQQAGEILAQVLAQQQQHQSAPQPSTPSRATFPPPVSPLPGSATMRLQICSAQALADGSSTPGLRRAKLLPPLLTPLGVGSVGKLGVPENGLQRLEVVLSAVREEKEQQGEVVIFHPYECSECALLFQTPEDFLQHQGEHFLAQEKESGEDGVMMGYEEDRGREEEREEENGGRVAEERGKGTGRRALAKRSRNTPLCLHCSQCQRTFTSANRLAAHRRVHEHGTYECRECDKVFKKAMSLQTHMRSHSGEARYLCVDCGHGFNTEMTLIIHRKSHTAEPLHRCEHCAKTFTNMTKFLYHRRTHTKTATTTPTPVVLVPAAPRRMSLSALSILQRARALRERGEGSPMEGDEENLMAPLTEAEMEIGESGEDTASSSLSRAEGGKENRVDVEGTPGGSGESQPGEHTADPGSSTDPNLDGPWGAFPCPSCPQAFPSLLRLVKHRHTAHVSERHFKCSVCTKTFKKQMHLRNHLRTHTGERPFQCSDCGKTFSSLANLSRHNLTHSGVRPYRCDICHRTFTQSSNLRQHRLLHANLPPWPCPDCPATFVRPAKLAAHRYTVHPGAPAPFSCLQCKAGFLHRRKRDRHCQEVHPTEAQADREGGLESQPQVYPDGEPLSEPSTSEDTGTTSIMRGGLDCTVCGKKLNSAANWRLHQLSHGLVPSRSCGGAVARGKSHQCLTCGKLFVSSSGVTLHQRIHTGERPFPCNLCGKRFRQNTHLREHLRTHTGERPFRCEICDKGFVQSMHLAEHRRTHTGERPHACLVCGKAFKSFSNLRNHRKTHARQQRQEEVAAAQVAMETSAAVALVEASQVELANGQPQLIHIQTSTLQQTQGTPTIMCNEFGETIAIIETSEGGTLPLAEAIEIYHTALENSLGMDSISVDSLQLI; encoded by the exons ATGGATGACCAGCAGGAGGACCCAGAGGGCATGTACGACGTGCAGCACCAGTACATGTGCAGCGAGTGCCACCAGCTCTTTAACACCCTAGAAGAAGTGCTGATGCACCAGCAGATCCACACAGggcaggagggagaagagggggaggctGGGGAGGCCATGGCCATCCAGGGCATCTCAGAGTACGGGGACAGCCAGTATCAGTGCCTGGAGTGTGGTGCCCTCCTCAGGAACCCAGATGAACTGCTACTGCACCAGGAGCTGCAcatgagagaggcagggttggagACAGAGGACCATG AACTGTGTGAGGTGTTGGAGACAGATGAGGCAGGGACAGAGGGCCAGGTGTCGGGGCCTGTCCAGTACCAGTGTCTAGACTGCCTGGCCCTGTTTGACTCTCCAGAGGTGTGGCTGgctcacagacagactcacagcaAGAGCAGCACACACAGTGCCACAGAGACT gAGTATGTGTTGCAGCCCGATGGTACTGTGACACCCTTGGTCAGTGTTCAGAACTTTGTCTTGAGTGAACAACAAGCCGGGGAGATCTTAGCACAG GTCCTggcccaacaacaacaacatcagtcTGCCCCCCAGCCCTCGACCCCCTCCCGGGCCACCTTCCCACCCCCCGTCTCCCCCCTTCCCGGCTCGGCCACCATGCGTCTCCAGATCTGCAGTGCCCAGGCCCTGGCCGATGGCTCCAGTACCCCCGGCCTACGGCGCGCCAAGCTGCTGCCCCCTCTGCTCACTCCTCTAGGGGTGGGCTCGGTAGGAAAGCTGGGGGTCCCGGAGAACGGCCTCCAGAGACTGGAGGTGGTGCTGTCTGCTGTCCGGGAGGAGAAAGAGCAGCAGGGGGAGGTGGTGATCTTCCACCCCTATGAGTGCTCCGAGTGTGCCCTCCTCTTCCAGACCCCAGAGGACTTCCTGCAACACCAGGGGGAGCACTTCCTGGCCCAGGAGAAGGAGAGTGGTGAGGACGGGGTGATGATGGGATacgaggaggacagagggagggaggaggagagagaggaggagaatggggggagggtggcagaggagagggggaagggaacgGGGAGACGCGCCCTGGCTAAAAGATCTAGAAACACACCACTATGCCTGCACTGCAGCCAATGCCAGCGTACCTTCACATCAGCCAATCGGCTGGCGGCACACAGGCGCGTGCACGAGCATGGCACATACGAGTGCCGGGAGTGCGACAAGGTGTTTAAGAAGGCGATGTCACTGCAGACACACATGCGCTCTCACTCCGGGGAGGCTCGGtatctgtgtgtggactgtggtCACGGCTTCAACACAGAGATGACCCTCATCATACACAG GAAGTCTCACACAGCAGAGCCGCTCCACAGGTGTGAGCACTGTGCCAAGACCTTCACCAATATGACCAAGTTCCTGTACCACCGTAGAACACACACCAAAACAGCCACCACTACACCTACCCCCGTCGTCCTG GTCCCAGCGGCCCCCAGGAGGATGTCCCTGTCAGCCCTGTCCATCCTTCAGAGAGCCCGGGCCCttagggagaggggtgagggcaGCCCCATGGAGGGGGACGAGGAGAACCTGATGGCCCCCCTTACTGAGGCTGAGATGGAGATAGGTGAGTCGGGGGAGGACACTGCCTCCAGCTCTCTGAGCAGGGcagagggaggaaaggaaaaCAGGGTGGATGTGGAGGGGACACCAGGGGGCAGTGGAGAGTCCCAACCGGGAGAACATACTGCTGATCCTGGTTCCTCTACTGACCCTAACCTTGATGGTCCCTGGGGCGCGTTCCCCTGCCCCTCCTGCCCTCAGGCTTTCCCCTCCCTGCTCCGCCTGGTCAAACACCGCCATACGGCCCACGTCTCCGAGCGACACTTCAAGTGCTCCGTGTGCACCAAGACCTTCAAGAAGCAGATGCACCTACGCAACCACCTGCGCACACACACCGGCGAGCGGCCCTTCCAGTGCTCAGACTGCGGCAAGACCTTCTCGTCCCTGGCCAACCTGTCTCGCCACAACCTCACCCACTCTGGCGTGCGCCCCTACCGCTGCGACATCTGCCACCGGACATTCACCCAGTCATCCAACCTCCGGCAGCACCGCCTACTCCATGCCAACCTCCCTCCCTGGCCCTGCCCGGACTGCCCCGCCACCTTCGTACGGCCGGCCAAGCTAGCCGCCCACCGCTACACTGTTCACCCGGGGGCCCCGGCCCCGTTCTCCTGCCTCCAATGCAAGGCTGGCTTTCTgcacaggaggaagagagaccGCCACTGTCAGGAGGTCCACCCCACTGAGGcccaggcagacagagagggtgggttaGAGAGCCAGCCCCAAGTGTACCCTGACGGGGAGCCCCTCTCAGAGCCCTCCACCTCGGAAGACACCGGGACCACCAGCATCATGAGAGGGGGCCTGGACTGCACTGTGTGTGGGAAGAAGCTCAACTCTGCAGCCAACTGGCGTCTGCATCAGCTGAGCCACGGCCTGGTTCCTAGTCGGTCCTGTGGTGGTGCAGTGGCCAGGGGTAAATCCCACCAGTGCCTAACCTGCGGTAAGCTGTTTGTCTCCTCCTCTGGCGTGACCTTGCATCAGCGCATCCACACAGGAGAGCGCCCCTTCCCCTGCAACCTGTGTGGCAAGCGCTTCCGGCAGAACACGCACCTGCGAGAGcacctgcgcacacacacaggggagcGGCCGTTCCGCTGCGAAATATGTGACAAGGGCTTTGTCCAGAGCATGCACCTGGCGGAGCACCGGCGTACGCACACAGGGGAGCGGCCCCACGCCTGTCTGGTGTGCGGCAAGGCCTTCAAGTCCTTCTCCAACCTGCGGAACCACAGGAAGACCCACGCACGTCAGCAGAGGCAGGAGGAGGTGGCTGCAGCACAGGTTGCCATGGAGACCAGCGCCGCCGTGGCGCTAGTGGAGGCATCTCAGGTGGAACTGGCCAATGGGCAGCCTCAGCTGATCCACATACAGACGTCGACCCTACAGCag ACCCAGGGTACTCCCACCATCATGTGTAATGAGTTTGGGGAGACCATCGCCATCATAGAGACCAGTGAGGGAGGAACCCTACCCCTGGCTGAGGCTATAGAGATCTACCACACAGCCCTGGAGAACAGTCTGGGGATGGACTCCATCTCTGTAGACAGTCTACAGCTCATCTAA